In Parasegetibacter sp. NRK P23, the genomic stretch GCCCTTGCTCCGTTGTACTAAATGCGTTGCGAGCGGGAAAATTATCAGACTGCGTACAGGAGGCCAGGTAAATATTCCCGTTTCTGTCAAGTATCACTTCACTGCGTGCGTCATCACCATAGTTTCTAGCCAGCGAAGAAGGCCCACCCCGGGATGCCGAAACATTAACCCCGTCATCCCCCCTGCCAGCAATAATTTTTGTGCCGATGGCGGCTGTTCCGTTGGCATTCAGTTTCACCACGAAAATATCCCAGCCCCCCCGCGTTCCAATTACATCTGCAGCGCTGTTCAATGGAAAATCCGGGGAGGTTGTGCGACCGGCAACTACCAAATTCCCCTGTGCATCAACCACCATACTGTGCGGCTGATCGTTGCCGGAACCTCCTATATACGTGGAATAAATACGGTTTCTTCCCAGTGCATCCAGTTTTATAATGCCCACATCAAATCCTTCAGAGGTGGGAGAAGTCGGACCTCCCCCAAATCGGCTCTGATACGCGCCCGGAGTAGTTTGAAAATCCCCTCCCATTATTATTCCCCCTCCGTAAAAACTTCCATCCGCCCCATAAGTGGCAGTGAAGCCCCAGTTGTCGGATCCACTTCCGGAAAATGTTGAAAATACAATCGTAGGGTCTATTACCAGTGACTTTGAGCGGTCGTAAGTATCAGCTTTGAATTTCACCTCTTTCCCTTTCAGCGCATATCGCATCCCTATTTCGGCCCGGCCATTTTCACCAGTCTGGTAAGAAAGCGGATACAGTTCCGTTACCTCACCTACTGTAGTTTTTATTTTAAGCTGGTTCTGCTTCACCTGCATTTTGGACACCCCTTCGTATTGAAGGGTAATGTCTTCTACTTTTCCACCAGGTTTTACAATAAAATCATACTTAAGCTGCCCGCCATCTGAGTAAAACCGAAGGTCTATATTTTCATAGATTTCGTTCATGGATACAGCAGTATAGGACTTGCATCCTCCGGCACTCCTTTTCACCTTGTCCCGCCCAACGTTGATGTAGTTTGAAACTGATTGAAGTGCTTTGTCACCGCGAACTTTTCGCGCATCAATTTTTGCGCCCGGAAGTGCGACCTTATAAACATGGTAACGTAGCACTCCGGAGTCAATACCTGAATTTGGCTGATGTTTATGAAGGTATTGCGACCACCGTTGTAAATCGTCGGGGTTATACTGCAAGATACTGATGCCTGATTTAGTCAGGAATACATACCCGTTTCCAGCCTGGCCCCTGAACAAAATTTCATCTGGCCATTGCCCCTTGTTCTCTGTAAACTCAATATTCGGGAAGTGCGTATGTTGGGCTACGGCATCAGGGGTGGTCCAAAAAAGTACTGCAAGCAATACTATGTAACTGAAGATTTTCAAAGTTACTTTTCTACAAGTTAATAAATAGATTGCAATGTATGCAGCTACGATATCTTACTCCATTCGGTTTTGCCTTTCAGGGATCGCAGGTGATCTTTTACCAGCAAATTTTCGGCCGAATTAAGTTCGGGATCGGCGGCAACTATTTTCTCTGCAGCAGTTTTGGCGATTTCAAGGATGGGTTTGTCTTGTACGATATCCGACAGTTTGAAGTTCAGCGCGCCGCTCTGGCGGGTGCCTTCAATATCTCCCGGGCCTCTTAACTCCAGGTCTTTTTCGGCGATCTCAAAACCGTTGTTGGTTTTGCACATCGTTGTTAACCGTTCCCTGGCGTCATTTGTTATTTTGAGCCCTGTTAAAAGTATGCAAAAACTTTTTTCTGCCCCCCTTCCCACCCGTCCTCTCAGTTGATGCAGTTGTGAAAGTCCGAATTTTTCCGCGTTTTCAATCACCATCACACTGGCGTTCGGCACATTCACCCCCACTTCTATCACGGTGGTGCTCACCATGATCTGAGTATCATTGCGCACAAACCGTTGCATGTTGGTTTCTTTTTGTTCCGCAGGCTGGCGGCCATGCACCATGCTGATCCAGTATTTCGGTTCAGGGAACCAGGCTTTCACATTTTCATACCCCTTCATCAGGTTCTCGTAATCCAGTTTATCCGATTCTTCGATCAGCGGGAAAATGATGTATGCCTGTCGCCCCTTATCAATTTCGGCGCGGATGAACTGCATTACCCTGGGCCTTGCATCTTCATAACGGTGAACGGTGTGCACAGGTTGCCTTCCGGGTGGAAGTTCGTCCATGACACTGTAATCAAGATCGCCGTAAGCGGTCATCGCCAGTGTTCTGGGGATGGGCGTGGCCGTCATTACCAGCACGTGCGGGGGAATGGCCGCTTTCTTCCAGAGTTTCGCCCTTTGTTCTACCCCGAAGCGGTGTTGTTCGTCTACCACAACCAGTCCAAGGTTACTGAACTGCACCTTATCTTCTATCAATGCGTGGGTACCGATCAGGAAGTTGGTTTCTCCCGAAAGCACCGAGGCCAGTATTTTTTTCTTTTGCGCGGCCTTCAGACTCCCGGTAAGCAAGGCTACCTTCACCGGCATTTGGCTCAACAGCGCTGAGATTCCTTCGTAATGCTGGCGCGAAAGTATTTCAGTGGGCGCCATGAGGCAGGCCTGGAAACCATTGTCGGCGGCCAGCAGCATCGAGAGCAGGGCCACAATGGTTTTACCGCTCCCCACATCACCCTGCAAAAGGCGGTTCATTTGTTTGCCCTGCGCTGTATCCTGTCTTATTTCTTTCAATACGCGTTTCTGCGCGCCCGTTAGGTCGAAAGGAAGATGCTCATGGTAGAACGTATTGAACAGCGCTCCCACTTTATCGAATACCACACCCCGTGAGAAGCGGTGCCGTTGCGATTTCACCAGGTTCAGCCGGAGCTGCGCGTAGAAGAACTCTTCAAATTTCAACCTGCGGATGGCCGCGTCGAAATGTGCGGTGTCCACCGGGAAATGGGCGTTCCTGTACGCCAGGTAACGGGGCATCAACTGGTGTTCCTTCAACAATGACTCGGGCAGGTTCTCCTTCAGTTCAGTGGCGGGCACCTTGTTGAGCAGTTCAAAACTTAGTTTGGAGATGGCGCGGCCGCTTAATCCACGGGCCTTTAGTTTTTCGGTACTGGGATAAACGGGTTCCAGGAACGATTTCCCTTCCTTCGCGGCGGGAGAAAAAACTTCGAGTTCCGGATGCACCATCTGTGGTTTCCCCATGAAGAAACCTGTTTTACCGAAAACAAGGTATTGCTGCCCGGGAACGATCGTCTTCTGCACCCAGGATATGCCCTGGAACCAGGTCAGTTCAAGTATTCCCGTACCATCTTTGAGGAAGGCCGTCAACCGTTTCCCCTTCTTCTCCCCTTGAATCTGCATATCGTACAATACCCCGGCCACCTGGATGTAGTCGGTATTCGGGGTGATTTCCGCTATCTTTCTTACCTGTGTTTTGTCCACATGGCGGTAAGGGAAAAATTCCAGCAGGTCCTTAAAAGTGAACAACTGCAATTCTTTCTTCAGCATATCCGCACGGAGCGGACCAACACCTTTGAGGTATTCGATGGGTGTGGATAATATGGAATTGTTGCGTTCGATGGGTGCAAAGATAGCCTGTTCCTATTTTCAGGAAGGCCATCCTGTTCGGCCGTAGAAAATTTTCTATTTCCGGGAACTTTTTACCCAAGCCTGCGCCGAAACAACATATTAACTTTTTGCGTAAAGCCTTTCTTTAATATTAATTCCTAGAAAATTATGCTACGTATTTGCATAATTGTTAGAATATTCAGATATTGGCCCGGTTTTTAAAGTAAGCCTGCTATATGTAATCGTTTCCATCCTAGGAATTTCCCGCATCATCCGTACCATACACTTATCAAACAAGAAGTATATGGTCAAAGGTTTACAATCCTGGTTAGTCGTTTTGTCTTTTTTATGTTGCGGAGCGGCAATGGCCCAAACGCATACGCCCAAACAAGTGAATATTTCTTCGCAGGTAAAGGGGTTTTATGAGTATTTACCCGTTGGTTACAACGACAATGCCCGGCAGTACCCTTTGCTGATCAGCATTCACGGTCGCGGGCAGTTGGGAAATGGCTCGCCTTCTGAAATTGGACTGGTCGCGAAGTATGGGATACCGCTGCTGATAGAGCAGAGCAAGTTTCCTACCAGCTTTTCTGTAAATGGCAGTACTTTTTCTTTTATTGTACTGTCACCGCAATTTACCGCCACTCCCAACAACACCGACATCAACAACCTGCTGGAATACGCTTACAAGACTTACCGCGTTGATAAAAGCCGTATTTACCTCACGGGAATGAGTATGGGCGGCGGTGCCACCTGGGATTTTGTGGGCAGCTCCCTGCAGAACGCCGTAAAAATAGCCGCCATTGTACCCGTTTGCGGCGCCACCACCCCCACCAGTTCCAAAGCCGAAAAAATGGTGGACGCCAAACTTCATATCTGGGCCACCCACAATGATGGCGACCGCACCACTCCGGTTTCCAATACCAACAACTTCATCAGTTACATCAACGCCCTATCTCCTGAGGTAACACCTAAAAAGACCATCTTCCCGATTGTAACACAAGGTGACACCCATGACGCATGGACCAAAACCTATGAT encodes the following:
- the recG gene encoding ATP-dependent DNA helicase RecG — its product is MFAPIERNNSILSTPIEYLKGVGPLRADMLKKELQLFTFKDLLEFFPYRHVDKTQVRKIAEITPNTDYIQVAGVLYDMQIQGEKKGKRLTAFLKDGTGILELTWFQGISWVQKTIVPGQQYLVFGKTGFFMGKPQMVHPELEVFSPAAKEGKSFLEPVYPSTEKLKARGLSGRAISKLSFELLNKVPATELKENLPESLLKEHQLMPRYLAYRNAHFPVDTAHFDAAIRRLKFEEFFYAQLRLNLVKSQRHRFSRGVVFDKVGALFNTFYHEHLPFDLTGAQKRVLKEIRQDTAQGKQMNRLLQGDVGSGKTIVALLSMLLAADNGFQACLMAPTEILSRQHYEGISALLSQMPVKVALLTGSLKAAQKKKILASVLSGETNFLIGTHALIEDKVQFSNLGLVVVDEQHRFGVEQRAKLWKKAAIPPHVLVMTATPIPRTLAMTAYGDLDYSVMDELPPGRQPVHTVHRYEDARPRVMQFIRAEIDKGRQAYIIFPLIEESDKLDYENLMKGYENVKAWFPEPKYWISMVHGRQPAEQKETNMQRFVRNDTQIMVSTTVIEVGVNVPNASVMVIENAEKFGLSQLHQLRGRVGRGAEKSFCILLTGLKITNDARERLTTMCKTNNGFEIAEKDLELRGPGDIEGTRQSGALNFKLSDIVQDKPILEIAKTAAEKIVAADPELNSAENLLVKDHLRSLKGKTEWSKIS
- a CDS encoding T9SS type A sorting domain-containing protein, whose product is MVKGLQSWLVVLSFLCCGAAMAQTHTPKQVNISSQVKGFYEYLPVGYNDNARQYPLLISIHGRGQLGNGSPSEIGLVAKYGIPLLIEQSKFPTSFSVNGSTFSFIVLSPQFTATPNNTDINNLLEYAYKTYRVDKSRIYLTGMSMGGGATWDFVGSSLQNAVKIAAIVPVCGATTPTSSKAEKMVDAKLHIWATHNDGDRTTPVSNTNNFISYINALSPEVTPKKTIFPIVTQGDTHDAWTKTYDPAFKEDGMNIYEWMLQYRISAAGAPTPVVMNSMEARLKNNNEVLITWNTAVETGNNFFTLEKSSNGITFTHLADIPSAYTGAASTGYSFTDGPVSGTVFYRLSQTDHSGKKEYFNLMKVTAQPEGSFRAGPNPLTGSQPLKLFVNDAATGKVVITLLDSQGRTIKNIIAEKKEAAATFTIPAGNLPKGRYIVQYTNGTFTRSESVIKQ